In Rhipicephalus microplus isolate Deutch F79 chromosome 9, USDA_Rmic, whole genome shotgun sequence, one genomic interval encodes:
- the LOC119165034 gene encoding uncharacterized protein LOC119165034, translating into MTTHVRTHTGERPFRCHLCPSAFAQSANLKRHVRTHTGERPFVCVHCDASFTQKSDLYSHMRLHTGEKPFRCCRCYRLFRTQSQRACHSKECTGVPVRHSQPNAQAPQDQEPVLNPNPELELLELPEQVLSNDLPLQMYSPHSVDQETPQSEPESPPQSPSSLLPTL; encoded by the exons ATGACGACgcacgtgcgcacacacacgGGCGAGCGCCCCTTCCGGTGCCACCTGTGCCCAAGTGCATTTGCCCAAAGTGCCAACCTCAAGCGACACGTGCGCACCCACACGGGGGAGCGTCCCTTTGTCTGCGTGCACTGCGACGCGTCCTTCACGCAAAAATCGGACCTCTATAGCCACATGCGCCTGCACACTGGAGAGAAGCCATTCag GTGTTGCCGATGCTACCGCCTGTTCCGAACCCAGTCTCAGCGGGCCTGCCACTCGAAAGAGTGCACCGGCGTCCCTGTCAGACATTCACAGCCGAATGCGCAAGCTCCACAAGACCAAGAGCCGGTGCTTAATCCGAATCCAGAGCTAGAGCTGCTAGAGCTTCCAGAGCAAGTACTTTCTAATGACCTGCCACTGCAGATGTACTCACCCCATTCTGTCGACCAGGAGACTCCTCAGTCGGAGCCGGAGTCGCCACCACAGTCGCCCTCTTCACTTTTGCCAACATTGTAG